The genomic DNA GGGATTTAACTTCTCGCTTTGTCTGCACAGCTGactatttttttcaattgctttCAGCAGCTCTTGCTTGCAacttaattttttatttgttgctgataatatcaatgcAACACATTCTCGAACTGATGGATTAACACTGTTGAATCTTCTCCACAATAATCTGCATTGCACAATACCGTTATTGATATCGTAGATTTCGCAGAATGCCCATTGACTGTAGTCAGTTAGAACAAAAAATCGAGGAGgattttcttgttttaGTATTGACTCAATTATTGAAATGTAAGCTAATTGCCATTTTATATCATAATTGGCTATAGCATTTAACAGATCAAATTGTGGGGTTTTTAGAATAAATGGTACTTGGACAGGATCCGAGGAAGCTGCCGACAAAGTTATTTTATTGCCATGTGCGCTCGGTATGGGctcattaatattatccAAAGTGTTGAACATCCATCTGGCAATGTTCACATAACATCCTATATAGACGTCTATTTCAGACTCAGGTAGTCTTGagaattttatttcttcatAGTCAAAGCACTGTACGTCATTGGCAAAGTTAATTTGACTATTTTTGTTAGCTAAATTGTTTTGGAACTCCAAATCATCCCACATTTTGAACTGGCATGGTGGGTAAGTCTTCAGCTGTCTCGTTTGTTCCAAAGTTAAGTTTCTCGAGTTGAATCGCCGAGGGTGTTCTCTAGCTAATACATTTGGACGGATTCTGGCTTGCGGGTTAAGTGCATGGTCTATCCCTGGCAGCGGTTTACGAAACTGTGAAATCATAGCATGGGCGTGAAAGACTTTCAGGCTGCTTCTGATACGAACTCTAGAGGAAGCACACACAGCTTGTGGTTAACCCCAAGATCTGGTCTTTGTGTCTTTTTAAGTAGAACTAACAATTAGTTTCTCATGTTCTTTTTAATATCTATCTTGTGatacaaaatattatttagtCTACATTGAATATATTTGGCAACGTTGACCAGGCGGACGTTTAGTTTTAAGTCAACAGAAGCCGAGCagaagccaaaaaaaacagaactGATAGCAGGGTCTGAGCGTGGCATAGCATGGAACTAAATTACACAGCGAAACACGGTGATGCCAAACGAGGTACAGGCTAGGCAAAAACTTGGGGTCTAGACCAGTAACAACAGTAAATAGAGGTAATATTGAAAAGCTCAATTGGGAAATTTAGTTGCTATACTAAATTAATTAGATAAAAAAACACTAAGCATTAAAGTTAAACCAGGTTGTTGACAACTTTTAGTAGAGTTTGCAACTGTGGTTAATATTTGCATTAATGACGGCACTTAGCATGAAACCTTATTGTTAACAATAAGGTCATGGAACAGAAGCCTAAGAAGTAAAACATTGATACAATAGATGGGACATGAAGGACATGGCTTTTTTAATCGGACTTTCCTAGACTAGCAGAGAAGTCAGTTTTCTGCCGTGATTATCTAGCCTATGTTCTATATGAGGTTAGTAGACTACCTTTTATATTAACCATGCATATATTTCCTCATGTGGACATTTACGTATTCCGTTtatgtatttatatgcCAATAGCCATCTTCGATTTGAATTTGGTAATATATTTGCTGGCAGCTTCGCAATTGGCATGAATTAGCGAAAATAGCCTAGGTACCACCATGTAAGTAGACAAGGTGGAACAGACGCGAATTGACGCCTTTACAAGACTCCAGTTGCCGCCCTATGTGTGTGAACATGCACGTTCTGTACAGCACGGGCAGCCGGTGCAGATTTTTTAGCCGTGACATACTAACAAATGCGGTAGCGAATATAATATATCCGGGTGGGCAACACACAAATATATCTATACAGTCAGAGAAGAATTATCGATTTTAACAGAATTTTGAACGTGGCTGTAAATTATGAAATTCGAAATATCATGGCTATTAATCTGATATATCTCCTCTCCCAAAGAACGTCCAACAACGTCTAAAAACACATCGAGTTAAAATTAACTCTTCCGGATTTACAACATAACTACCGATACTTATCAGATTGAATAGATCTCCGTGATTTAAATTGGCCCTAGTGACCCGCTAAGATGTATCATACAGTTAAGATTCACGGTATATCCACGCCCtatcattatcaaggaACATGTCATGTAATATGCTTGTCCCATTATATCTGCTGCAACCGACGGGCAAGAtgttttttgcatttggGAGATTGATTCGAGCTAAGCGCAGGTATCGGCCAGAGTCAGCATAGCAACACTGATAATTGTGATcccaaaaaacaaagaaaaaagaaaataaatatattagcTAATATTGTTCACCAaagatgttgttgtttagTAACAGATGAGGCAGAATAAAAGTCAGGAGTTTAACCCCCTCTTCTCATCCCCCCGAGCCGAATCTGTGAGTGCAGTCGGCACTTCACTTAGATATTATCCAAcacaaacaacaacatgCAATTGCAAACTCCCAACCAAATGCTTTCTTTTACTGTTTAGCACTTTGTGCATTtatgtttattttttaaccTTTTTGTCGATTAGTGGTGGAAATTATTTAGACATTTATCCAGTTATCCAGTATTTATAGATGCCATTAGAATTGAATTTTAGAAACAAGAGGGGCTTTTCTAATTTAAATACCTTATCTTAAAATCGTAATTGTATCTGCGATTAGTTTTAGTTTTAAAcgcaccaccacctccttAGCTTGCCGTAGACGAAGATCAAAGTTAGGTTACGGTAGGTACGTTCCAAATATTACATACGCTACGAGACACATACGTTACCTTACATGGGTGACTTTTGTGATTGTACATATGTACATATTCCTTACTTACGAACCAAAActtgtttgatttcttcaattttcttactatcatttttttttgtgttaATTGTTTAATATtcccattttttttcttctatttttatttgttgttattcAAGTAGTTTactaaatttttttttttttgtgtgaAAGAAGCGTCTTAATTTCCGTGTTACTGGTTCGTTCGGTTTGAGTCGGGTAGTTTCGTGTTGAGTGTTCCGAGAGTTGTTGTCGGTAATTGAAAGGGAAAGTAGAAGATCAAACCTCATGATCACAATTCGGTCGGATTAAGCTAGGGATTAGAGACCGGAGTAGAAATTAGATCAGGATCACAATTTAAGATGACAGAGTCAGCTAGTCCTACCAAAGACGGAATTAGTGTCGCGTCTGAAGATAGGGAAATCGAATTGACAAAAGATAATGCCCCAAGTGACAACAACAGTACCGAACAACAACCTTCGCTCGGCACCCAACCTGTGACTCCCCTGCCTGCCAATGCTATAGAAGGCGGCCGTGAAGTGAACAAACGGGTCTTATACGTGGGGGGCATTGATCAAGCCGTTACTGAGGACGCTTTGGATGATATTTTTAGACCTGCGGGAGAAATCGTTTCAATCAAGATACTACCTGACAAAAATGTGagtaatatttttttaattattcTGCTGAAcaagcatttttttttttactcAATCGCTTTTACAATTTGCCGCCTAATGTTGCAAGTCAAGTCAAGTTGCAGTGTGCAGAGGACGGCGAATTGCAAACTGAAATTGAGTGAGATTTTTGTCGATTTGAAAAAACAGTGAACTGCTAGATGAGACAAAATGGATATGAATTCTAATACTAACGTTATACCAGAGACGGGGATTTAGCTATGCTTTTGTGGAGTATAAGGACCAGAGTACAGCGGAGTTGGCGCTGCAGACGCTGAATGGTAAAATGGTGAACAACCAtgagatcaagatcaattGGGCTTTCCAAACGCAACAGGCCATCAAAGATTTGGATTTCTTTAATATCTTTGTTGGAGACTTGTCGAGCGATGTCAATGATGAACTGTTGTCTCAAACGTTCAATCATTTCCCATCGCTTGTCGAGGCGAGAGTTATGTGGGATATGACGACCGGACGGTCTCGAGGATATGGATTTGTTTCATTTAAAGACGAAGCTGATGCTACAACGGCTTTGGAGACGATGGATGGCAAACTGATTGGAAGTAGAGCGATTCGGTTGAATTGGGCTCAGCAAAAAGTAGGAGGAATGGCTGGAGGTCCTGGAGGTGGACCTGGTGGATACCAGAATCAACAAGgccatcaccatcatcatcaccaccatcatcctcattcccatcatcagcagccatATTATAACAACAGCGGAGGTAGACAAGGAGGCGGTTCTGGAAGGCGAGGAGGGCCTGGCGGTGCATCTGGAGGTCCAGGAGGAGGATACGGGCCTGGAGGAGGGTATGGCGGCGGGccaggaggaggaggaggaggagctGGAGGTTAtggaggagctggaggAAGCTACGGAAGCTCTGGTGGAAGCTATGGAGGATCTGGAGGATATAGTGGGCCAAATAGTGGTATATCTGTAGGACCCAGTCACAGCGGTACTAGTAGCGGAGCAGCATCAGTGAGCAGCAGTTCCGACAGCGGCCAAGTGCCAGCCGGAGCTATGACTTATGATATGGTATTCCACGCAACACCCAACTGGCAAACGACAGTATACGTTGGAAATTTGGCACCATATACACCACCCAACGACCTGCTTTCTGTGCTACAGTCATTCGGCTACATCGTGGACTTCAAGTTCCAGCCAGAGAGAGGATATGCATTTGTCAAGTTCGACACCCACGAACGGGCTGCAATGGCCATTGTACAATTATCGGGCTACCAATTCAACGGACGTCTTCTTAAGTGCGGATGGGGCAAAGATAGAAACAATTCGCATAGCAACTATCAACCCTACCGCCAGTACTAGAAATCAGAAGACCCGTGCCGGGGCCGACCCAAAAGTTTTCCTTTTGACAAGAAAATATAAATGCGctaccagaagaagaggttgtATTTGTAGTAATGAGGcgtatatatacaattaGCTTTAATCTGCGTAACAGgctgatgacgaagactgttttctctgcctccggcggctggggctccgccccagaccctggttgctcctctcgcttcgctcgagtcgttgcttcGGGGTTGCCCGtgaaactcctgcgaagcaggagcaaccagggtctggggcggagccccagccgccggaggcacacccccagTAAAGTAAGAATGTTACAAGTtagaataaatagaatCCGGTCCCAGGTGGTATGGGAGATGCATTAGTCGTCTCGCTTCTTGCGCTCCTTGATCTTCTTGAGACGGGATTTGGAGTCATCGATCTTGACTTCGAGAACGCCTTTGAGCGACTCGGCTCGCTGAATGGCTTGTTCTTTGCGCTTTCGCTGTTTGGCTGTGAGCgcttttttcttggaaaTACCTCCGCTGGTGGGCTTATCAGAGCCTCTGTCGAGCACTCCGCGAACTGACAGCTCGGcaattttttcttggaCGAGCGATTTTCCGGTTGAACTGGTTTGAGCGGTGTCTTTGGTAGGGAGAGTAGAGTCTTCTGGTTCGGGACTCGCAGCTCTTCTGGCCGCTCTGGACCTTTGGGTTTGTTCTAGAAGCTGGTTAGCATGTTATCTATGaatgttatttttttgcaaTGAACTTGCAAGCTCATTTTCGTTGTAACTTACTCTTCGCCATTGTTAATCTCTGAATCTATTCGattgtaataaataaaaaatggaGAATTCCCAAAATATctgataaatatatatgaaaccaactgtttgtttattttgaaaatatattttttttgtccTGCTGATCCAAAAGATATACTGCATACGGCTAGCAAAAATTCGGAAAATGCCAATTATTAATTTCCACTCacatataatatatttgcatatatatatacgGTGTGAATTGTTTCAGATAGCTCGTCAATTGCCTGAATTTTGGTAATTCAAGGGGCAGTGAGCTTGTTAAAGACATCCGAGCACAAAACTAAACCAAGCAACTCGGTTTTTTCTGGCTCTGTCTGGATCCCAACACTTTTTCAATCCTGGTTCCGCCTCGCCTTGACCCTCCATGAAGTATCTATCTTCATATTTTGGCTTGGGATTCATTTTTGCATCAAAAGGACAGTGTGAGCTACCACCAATTCATTGGGACAGTATTCCTAGGGAGAACATTGAGGCGTTCAAACCCAGTAGATTTTTTTCTGCCTATTCAGACATCAAATCGGTATCGGCTACAGTCGTTACAACTGTAGTGGTTGGAGCGTTATTAGTATTACTTGTGTCATCCCCGTCAATGCTGTCAGATACTATTAAAGGATCTATGGATATGGCTTCTGCTTctatgaaatatttatacgACAAAGCTGCGACCAAAGTGTTAGGGCCAATGCCATTCGACGAATCTGAATTGACTGAAGCCGAAAAGGCTAACGGTATTGAAGAAATGAGAATGTATAATGTCGGCGGTATATACAATGAAGGAAACACTTGTTTTATGAACTCGGTCGTTCAAAGTTTTGCTTCGTTACAATATTTAGAAGAGTTTTTGGATGATTCATTAGGTATTCCAAGGACCCAACGGGTTCTACCTGAACTAAAGAAACCGGTGATTCCAGAATCTGCATCAGATGGACTCACCGAAAATGCGGGTGAAACTGGTACTTCAATAGCTTCTACAGCAAATGACAATAGTGGCTTGAATGGAAGTTTAGAATCGGCTGATACTCTCAATGGCGGGTCAGGTAATTATGAGCAAGGAGGTCAGTCAGATAAGGTAGAATCCAGGGCCGGCACTTTGCCAGAAACACAACTAAAATTACATCAACCAAGTACCAACGGCTATTTCTCACTCCCTAGAAACGAATCACAACGACCTATGACACCAGGAACTGCTAAGGTTTCCCTTCTCAAAACACTATTATCACTCATGTCACAACTCAACGAGAAAAAACCGTCTTCGCATACTTACACGACTACCCAACTAATCAAGTCTATTTCATATGTTCTTGGTAAAGATGCCGATGTGCTCACTGGCTATGACCAGGAAGACGCACAAGAATTTTTCCAACAGATTCTGTCGTGTCTAGAAAAAGAAGTGAAGAAAACTCCAACTTCAAATACAGCCTGGGAGCAGCGTCGACTACGAGAATCATCTGTCGAAACAAATGCCAGTATTGATAATGAAACCAATGGAAGTGCCAATAGCGCCAGTTCCAACAACAGTTCgaataacaataataacgAAAAGCTTCTTACGCCGTTCGACGGTGTATTTGCTACACGGGTAGGATGTGTCAAGTGTGGTGAAATGGAAGGTATTAGAAGAGGAACACTTTCATCAGTTGACCTGAGTCTTCAAAACGGCGGTGATGACTTTGAACTAGAAGGATTACTGGCTGAATACTGTGCTATGGAGACGATATCTGGAGTTGAATGTTACCGGTGCAGTTTAAATGCATACAAGACCGAACTCGAAACAAGACTCGAGAACCAGACTGTTGGAGCACTACGGAATCTATACGCCACGAGAGTTGAAGAACTCAAGTCAGCTTTAAGCGATTTAGTCATTGACGAAGCCAAATATGCCAAACTCAAGCCCACTAAACTGAAAGAACTAGGAGATAAGACGAAACAGACCATGTTTGCCATGCCATGTGCCGATATTATGATGATTCATATCAATCGATCTGTGTTTGATCTCAACACAGGATACTCTCGCAAGAACTATGCTCCAGTGAGATTCCCCGTTCAGCTGGACATGTCGCCATTCATCGTCGACACCAACGACCCGGTGAACCGCGATCCGTCTAAACCCATGGCACACATTGCATCTGGCCGCAGGTATCTGTATAATTTAAAAGCCACCGTCATTCATTATGGTTCGCATAATTTCGGCCACTACGTGTGTTTCAGAAAGTGCGAACAGGGCTTCTGGTGGAGAATCTCCGACCACTCTGTGGATCTCACAACCGAGCACGAGGTGCTACGCACCCAGGGTGTGTTTATGTTGTTTTACGAACGTGACCATGAATAAGCATTTAGCATTTACAACCAATAAATTGATTGTCAGTGATTGgggggttctgcctccggcggctggggctccgccccagaccccgtggctcctctcgcttcgctcgagtcgttgcgtggggaGGAGGGCTAAGTTTGGGTTCGCCACAGCTTGGATGGGGTACGGTCGGGTTGTCGGATCAGACTACTGAGATAACCTATTATTCTGAGTGAAACGCATTGAGATAGAACTAAAAAGTTGAATACTATTAGTTCATTAAATGTAGAAATATGGCTAACGTTTTACATTTTGGCATGAAGCAGAGATGCCCGGATCGTTGTTTGCATGGATGAAGAACGGAGGCAAAATCCGTCAAAACATGGCTAGTCGGATCCTAGAGATTGTTAGATTTATCACTGGCAATCTATCGCCATAATACATACCAATCGGTGTAGTGAAATTTGCGGGAACACAGGATCCTAAGAAGGATCCAGAAGCGCACCGGACGGTAGTGGAAAAAACAAGGAGAACCTGACATTGCAACGAGGGACGAAAAGAATTGCGAATTTCAGGCCAGGAGCCGGACACCCAGCTCATTATTTAAGCATTGAATCTGGCGATTATGGCGGAAGTTGGCTTATGGTCAATTTAACTCCATAAATGAGCCATGCACAGAC from Sugiyamaella lignohabitans strain CBS 10342 chromosome D, complete sequence includes the following:
- the PUB1 gene encoding Pub1p (Poly (A)+ RNA-binding protein; abundant mRNP-component protein that binds mRNA and is required for stability of many mRNAs; component of glucose deprivation induced stress granules, involved in P-body-dependent granule assembly; protein abundance increases in response to DNA replication stress; GO_component: GO:0005737 - cytoplasm [Evidence IEA,IEA]; GO_component: GO:0005737 - cytoplasm [Evidence IDA] [PMID 8413212]; GO_component: GO:0005737 - cytoplasm [Evidence IDA] [PMID 8413213]; GO_component: GO:0000932 - cytoplasmic mRNA processing body [Evidence IDA] [PMID 23222640]; GO_component: GO:0010494 - cytoplasmic stress granule [Evidence IDA] [PMID 18981231]; GO_component: GO:0005634 - nucleus [Evidence IEA,IEA]; GO_component: GO:0005634 - nucleus [Evidence IDA] [PMID 8413212]; GO_function: GO:0003723 - RNA binding [Evidence IEA]; GO_function: GO:0003729 - mRNA binding [Evidence IDA] [PMID 15964806]; GO_function: GO:0003729 - mRNA binding [Evidence IDA] [PMID 23222640]; GO_function: GO:0003729 - mRNA binding [Evidence IDA,IMP] [PMID 8413212]; GO_function: GO:0003729 - mRNA binding [Evidence IDA,IMP] [PMID 8413213]; GO_function: GO:0003676 - nucleic acid binding [Evidence IEA]; GO_function: GO:0000166 - nucleotide binding [Evidence IEA]; GO_function: GO:0008266 - poly(U) RNA binding [Evidence IDA] [PMID 8413213]; GO_process: GO:0000184 - nuclear-transcribed mRNA catabolic process, nonsense-mediated decay [Evidence IDA] [PMID 10892745]; GO_process: GO:0043488 - regulation of mRNA stability [Evidence IMP] [PMID 15964806]; GO_process: GO:0034063 - stress granule assembly [Evidence IMP] [PMID 18981231]), which produces MVNNHEIKINWAFQTQQAIKDLDFFNIFVGDLSSDVNDELLSQTFNHFPSLVEARVMWDMTTGRSRGYGFVSFKDEADATTALETMDGKLIGSRAIRLNWAQQKVGGMAGGPGGGPGGYQNQQGHHHHHHHHHPHSHHQQPYYNNSGGRQGGGSGRRGGPGGASGGPGGGYGPGGGYGGGPGGGGGGAGGYGGAGGSYGSSGGSYGGSGGYSGPNSGISVGPSHSGTSSGAASVSSSSDSGQVPAGAMTYDMVFHATPNWQTTVYVGNLAPYTPPNDLLSVLQSFGYIVDFKFQPERGYAFVKFDTHERAAMAIVQLSGYQFNGRLLKCGWGKDRNNSHSNYQPYRQY
- the UBP1 gene encoding Ubp1p (Ubiquitin-specific protease; removes ubiquitin from ubiquitinated proteins; cleaves at the C terminus of ubiquitin fusions irrespective of their size; capable of cleaving polyubiquitin chains; GO_component: GO:0005737 - cytoplasm [Evidence IC] [PMID 1429680]; GO_component: GO:0005737 - cytoplasm [Evidence IDA] [PMID 15635103]; GO_component: GO:0005783 - endoplasmic reticulum [Evidence IDA] [PMID 15635103]; GO_function: GO:0008234 - cysteine-type peptidase activity [Evidence IEA]; GO_function: GO:0016787 - hydrolase activity [Evidence IEA]; GO_function: GO:0008233 - peptidase activity [Evidence IEA]; GO_function: GO:0004843 - ubiquitin-specific protease activity [Evidence IDA] [PMID 1429680]; GO_process: GO:0016579 - protein deubiquitination [Evidence IDA] [PMID 1429680]; GO_process: GO:0016579 - protein deubiquitination [Evidence IDA] [PMID 2050695]; GO_process: GO:0006508 - proteolysis [Evidence IEA]; GO_process: GO:0006511 - ubiquitin-dependent protein catabolic process [Evidence IEA]); the encoded protein is MLSDTIKGSMDMASASMKYLYDKAATKVLGPMPFDESELTEAEKANGIEEMRMYNVGGIYNEGNTCFMNSVVQSFASLQYLEEFLDDSLGIPRTQRVLPELKKPVIPESASDGLTENAGETGTSIASTANDNSGLNGSLESADTLNGGSGNYEQGGQSDKVESRAGTLPETQLKLHQPSTNGYFSLPRNESQRPMTPGTAKVSLLKTLLSLMSQLNEKKPSSHTYTTTQLIKSISYVLGKDADVLTGYDQEDAQEFFQQILSCLEKEVKKTPTSNTAWEQRRLRESSVETNASIDNETNGSANSASSNNSSNNNNNEKLLTPFDGVFATRVGCVKCGEMEGIRRGTLSSVDLSLQNGGDDFELEGLLAEYCAMETISGVECYRCSLNAYKTELETRLENQTVGALRNLYATRVEELKSALSDLVIDEAKYAKLKPTKLKELGDKTKQTMFAMPCADIMMIHINRSVFDLNTGYSRKNYAPVRFPVQLDMSPFIVDTNDPVNRDPSKPMAHIASGRRYLYNLKATVIHYGSHNFGHYVCFRKCEQGFWWRISDHSVDLTTEHEVLRTQGVFMLFYERDHE